In a genomic window of Methanosarcina horonobensis HB-1 = JCM 15518:
- a CDS encoding Lrp/AsnC family transcriptional regulator, translating into MDEMIRHILEILENDARASPEEIATLIGTSAQEVSQTIAKLEETGVIRHYKTIVDWDLVGENYVYAVIELKVTLERNQGYQAIAERIYKFPEVRSVRLLSGDYDISLTVRGKSMKDVAFFVAEKIATLDQVQSTSTHFVLKTYKEDGVILHEPETIQRLPVSF; encoded by the coding sequence ATGGACGAAATGATTCGACATATACTGGAAATTCTTGAAAATGATGCCCGAGCAAGTCCGGAAGAAATCGCAACCCTAATAGGAACGTCTGCACAGGAAGTTTCCCAGACGATCGCAAAGCTTGAAGAAACAGGAGTTATCCGGCACTACAAAACCATAGTTGATTGGGACCTGGTTGGGGAAAATTATGTTTACGCCGTAATTGAGTTGAAGGTCACTCTCGAGCGTAACCAGGGCTATCAGGCAATTGCAGAAAGGATCTATAAGTTCCCGGAAGTCAGGTCTGTCAGGCTTCTGTCCGGGGACTACGACATCTCCCTTACAGTCCGGGGGAAGTCAATGAAGGATGTGGCCTTTTTTGTGGCAGAAAAAATCGCCACTCTTGACCAGGTCCAGAGTACGTCCACGCATTTCGTGCTGAAGACCTATAAAGAAGACGGGGTAATCCTTCACGAACCGGAGACAATTCAGAGACTTCCTGTCTCGTTTTAA
- a CDS encoding 30S ribosomal protein S8e, producing MRWQGSSRRKATGGKVIAARGKRKFEMGRESADTRISDVKRKNVHTMGGNRKVRLLQSNVANVTNPKDGKTVTAPIETVIDNTANKHYVRRNILTKGSVIRTPVGTARVTSRPGQDGVINAVLIE from the coding sequence ATGAGATGGCAAGGCAGCTCCAGAAGAAAAGCTACCGGCGGGAAGGTTATTGCTGCCCGCGGAAAGCGCAAGTTTGAAATGGGCCGCGAATCTGCGGATACCCGTATCAGCGACGTAAAAAGAAAGAATGTTCACACAATGGGCGGCAACAGGAAAGTAAGGCTTCTCCAGTCCAATGTTGCAAACGTAACCAACCCTAAGGACGGAAAGACAGTTACCGCACCAATTGAGACCGTAATTGACAATACTGCCAACAAACACTATGTCAGGCGTAATATTCTGACAAAAGGTTCCGTTATAAGGACTCCCGTGGGCACTGCCAGAGTTACAAGCAGACCCGGGCAGGATGGAGTTATAAACGCTGTATTAATTGAATAA